Proteins from a genomic interval of Plasmodium berghei ANKA genome assembly, chromosome: 6:
- a CDS encoding eukaryotic translation initiation factor 3 subunit I, putative, with the protein MKRKYLCGHNRPLTHVNTNCDGDLLFTTGRDKKFILWNLADGNQIGLYECSGAVYNSDVTFDSKRVVCSSAANKIYIFDVYTGETLKVIDESGPVRFVEFNRDPLNQNRIIAAIDRLKADHKRFIKLYDLKSDTLIWKQEHESRCIQVRWCFFDKLILSAHENGEIVIWNSEDGHQIRKFQAHTKEVTNLSFDKDRMIMLSSSTDGTAILRDAVNFDIINEYKADRPLNTCDISPLFRSENNSKNHIILAGGQAAEHVTTTATGEGKFQTLLYDIIHANELGSIKGHFGTVHSIKFLPHGDGFVSGGEDGFARIYHFDQDYFIGKYD; encoded by the exons atgaagagAAAGTATTTATGTGGTCACAATCGTCCATTAACTCATGTAAATACAAACTGTGATGGagatttattatttactaCAGGAAGG gataaaaaattcattttgtGGAACTTAGCTGATGGAAATCAAATAG GCCTTTATGAATGTAGTGGAGCTGTATATAATTCGGATGTCACATTTGATAGCAAAAGGGTGGTATGCTCGTCAGCagcaaataaaatatatatatttgatgtATATACTGGAGAGACTTTAAAAGTAATCGACGAATCAGGACCTGTACGTTTTGTCGAATTTAACAGAGATCCATTAAACCAAAATCGAATAATTGCTGCAATTGATAGATTAAAAGCAGATCATAAAagatttataaaattgtatgaTTTAAAAAGTGATACATTAATATGGAAACAAGAACACGAAAGTCGATGTATACAAGTAAGATGGtgtttttttgataaattaattttatctgCTCATGAAAATGGTGAAATAGTAATATGGAACTCAGAAGATGGACATCAAATTCGAAAATTCCAAGCACATACAAAAGAAGTTACAAATTTATCATTTGATAAGGATAGAATGATTATGCTATCATCTTCAACTGATGGAACTGCTATTTTAAGAGATGCAGttaattttgatattattaatgaatataaagcAGATCGACCTTTAAATACTTGTGATATATCTCCATTATTTCGAAGTGAAAACAATTCAAAAAACCATATCATTTTAGCTGGTGGACAAGCCGCAGAACATGTCACTACTACTGCTACTGGAGAGGGTAAGTTTCAAACTTTACTTTATGATATTATACATGCCAATGAATTGGGAAGTATTAAGGGACATTTCGGTACAGTCCATtcaattaaatttttaccACATGGTGATGGCTTTGTTTCGGGAGGAGAAGACGGTTTTGCTAGAATTTACCATTTTGATCAAGACTATTTTATAGGAAAGTAtgattaa
- a CDS encoding drug/metabolite transporter DMT2 — protein MNKFAVEATLLLFIISYCVQPMLIDTIKYNGCANSSTFIFLIPHYLSMVVVGFLPTKCKLQDCEWKKILFISIMDLINQVLKKVGLIYSGSALYVIIDSSTLIFTAMWRKIILKKKLLVFQLIGILLITFGIAIKSNTLKVEIHGEEIIGSILIISSNILTGFIFVLNEKYMHKMDGPNIVCLMGIFCSSAIFIWTFIWTIPNFDNLILKNIIKNNGNINIIIISFIFLFLFNLITSSTLWYIMKTKGSLYIGILKGLKVVIIFMFSHIFFCKYDSKQCLNLHSSLSVAFCMTGVIVYSYNDYLMSVKDKLTLHKMQNDPDILIKPKV, from the coding sequence atgaataaatttgCGGTGGAAGCAACATTATTGTTGTTTATTATAAGTTATTGTGTACAACCAATGTTAATAGAtactataaaatataatggaTGCGCAAATTCGAgcacatttatatttttaataccACATTACTTATCAATGGTTGTGGTTGGTTTCCTACCCACAAAATGTAAATTACAAGATTGtgaatggaaaaaaatactatttatatcaattatggatttaataaatcaagttttaaaaaaagttgGGCTAATATATTCAGGCTCAGCCttatatgttattataGATAGTTCtacattaatttttacaGCAATGTggagaaaaattattttaaaaaaaaaattgttagtTTTTCAGTTAATTGGAATATTACTAATTACATTTGGAATAGCAATTAAATCAAATACTTTAAAAGTCGAAATACATGGCGAAGAAATTATTGGttcaatattaattatatcaagtaatatattaacaggttttatttttgttttaaatgaaaaatatatgcataaaatgGATGGACCAAATATTGTTTGTTTAATGGGCATATTTTGCTCATCtgctatatttatatggaCATTTATATGGACAATACCcaattttgataatttaatattaaaaaatattataaaaaataatggaaatattaatataattattatatcatttattttcctatttttatttaatttgattACATCTTCAACTTTGTGgtatataatgaaaacaaaaggatcattatatattggtATATTAAAAGGTCTTAAAGttgttatcatttttatgtttagtcatatatttttttgtaaatatgaCTCAAAACAATGCCTAAATTTGCATTCATCACTTTCTGTTGCGTTTTGTATGACTGGGGTAAttgtatattcatataacgATTATTTAATGAGTGTTAAAGATAAATTGACATTGCATAAAATGCAAAATGATCCAGATATCTTAATTAAGCCAAAGGTATGA